The DNA sequence TCGCGTGCCTTTCGTCCAGCGCGGGAACGTCGTCGTCGTGGTCCCCCTCAAGCAGACACTGACGGATCTTCGAGGGAGCGTCACGCCGCGCAACCAGCCCGAGGACTTCGACGAGGTGCGCCGACAGACGCGAGATCGGCGCTCCTTTCCCTAGCCTCCTTCCGCCGCACGTCCAGCGTCAGAACAGGAACCGGTACATCGGGCGCTTCAGGACGATCCCGACGAAGCTCCATCCCGTCCCGACGACGAACTCCCCGAAGATGAGCCCCAGGAAGAACGGGCTCGCCTGATGCAGTCGCCGAATCCCCCCGAACCGCAGCACGAGTGCCTTCAGCAGCCATCCGACGAAGATGGAGCCAA is a window from the Candidatus Poribacteria bacterium genome containing:
- a CDS encoding AbrB/MazE/SpoVT family DNA-binding domain-containing protein → METIGHKLTAKGQVTIPKEIRDLLELGTGDRVPFVQRGNVVVVVPLKQTLTDLRGSVTPRNQPEDFDEVRRQTRDRRSFP